A window of the Lolium perenne isolate Kyuss_39 chromosome 7, Kyuss_2.0, whole genome shotgun sequence genome harbors these coding sequences:
- the LOC127315391 gene encoding uncharacterized protein, protein MARRKVALRYIADSNSRRDSFKTRSQGLRKKAGEVATLCKAKSCVIIYPEGESVPHVYPSGCQTVAMLNRFRSLKDDHPLMKTMDQECFLNKRLEKLRNLALKHERDREESETKLLLYKVMLEGHAGLSVDELSNVALKVRDALKSISDRITKITGQPPVYQPSHVQVSTSYITNDMETIGVHAPNLHASGSLDTIGGHEPNLSFNGNMYTMGAQVRTPHLIDGMYTIGALAPAPQVASNTNTIGAQAPSPHFAGGIHTVGAQAQPQQHETWLELMRTGGGDLDAPLCSAFDSGATTSGTAGLNNDEMMQSFSPSADFVSWGSFLPM, encoded by the coding sequence ATGGCTCGCAGGAAGGTGGCCCTCCGGTACATCGCCGACAGCAACTCCCGTCGCGATAGCTTCAAGACTCGTAGCCAGGGCCTGAGGAAGAAGGCAGGCGAGGTGGCCACTCTGTGCAAGGCCAAGTCCTGTGTcatcatctaccccgagggcgaGTCGGTGCCGCATGTGTATCCGTCCGGTTGTCAGACGGTGGCCATGTTGAACCGGTTCAGGAGCCTCAAGGATGATCACCCACtcatgaagacgatggaccaggAGTGCTTCCTCAACAAGCGCCTGGAAAAGCTCCGAAACCTGGCGCTCAAGCATGAGCGCGACCGCGAGGAGAGCGAGACCAAGCTCCTACTGTACAAGGTTATGCTGGAAGGCCACGCTGGGCTCTCTGTCGACGAGCTTTCCAATGTTGCTCTGAAGGTACGGGATGCCCTCAAGAGCATCAGCGACCGCATAACCAAGATCACTGGACAGCCACCAGTCTACCAGCCTTCCCATGTACAGGTATCAACTTCTTACATCACCAATGACATGGAAACTATTGGAGTACATGCGCCAAATCTCCACGCCAGTGGCAGCTTGGACACGATTGGAGGGCATGAGCCGAATCTCAGCTTTAATGGCAACATGTACACCATGGGAGCTCAGGTGCGCACTCCCCACCTCATTGATGGTATGTACACCATTGGAGCTTTGGCGCCGGCTCCCCAAGTCGCCAGCAACACGAATACCATTGGAGCTCAGGCGCCAAGTCCCCACTTCGCCGGCGGCATTCACACCGTTGGAGCTCAGGCGCAGCCCCAACAGCATGAGACATGGCTCGAATTGATGAGGACTGGAGGAGGGGACCTCGACGCACCTTTGTGTAGTGCCTTCGATAGTGGTGCCACCACAAGCGGCACCGCTGGACTCAACAACGATGAGATGATGCAATCCTTTAGTCCAAGTGCAGATTTTGTATCTTGGGGTTCTTTCCTTCCCATGTAA